A genomic segment from Anopheles maculipalpis chromosome X, idAnoMacuDA_375_x, whole genome shotgun sequence encodes:
- the LOC126556573 gene encoding segmentation protein Runt-like isoform X2, with translation MHLPAATSSDCQSPSMPTTINDMFANLHEMLQEYHGELVQTGSPAVLCSALPTHWRSNKSLPCAFKVIALDDIQDGTLVTIKAGNDENYHAELRNATAVMKNQVAKFNDLRFVGRSGRGKSFSITITISSYPCQIATYTKAIKVTVDGPREPRSKQNFAYGHPGAFNPFILNAGWLDAAYMNYAWSDYFRQHQQQQAIQVPPPSAGPQQTSLGCHDKVSSGTIGNGHLLGSATATTATVMTDPTTDLVSLRSPTSQTVPAPTVAPGVVPPPNGLPTPALLASPASTYPPGAISSFAVHADQQLVKSPFLPYDIAAFRSTAAAAAAAAAAAATNGTLRPAQLSATITLHQSASVDSASSRLSPASSRNSNASPPPPPSALSTAAAAAAVAAAAAASLPPGLLHTAAKGANHATHHHHQHHHHHLHNHHSNHQQPRLAGLGPHPVQLPTGGSVPGVSSSSIGNDTSNGDLSSANEDESDDEQIDVVKSAFIPILRPPAAPSAETTASGSTGTRENSPDICEKPETPDSTTAPTTNTTITTGGPTSPPRFGLRCDLKALSTKKQILHESAPGLVCIKQQQQQPPQPTPQLESPERTKLRSPNLIKQTQKTVWRPY, from the exons ATGCATCTACCGGCGGCAACCAGCAGCGACTGCCAAAGCCCATCGATGCCGACCACAATCAATGACATGTTTGCCAACCTGCACGAGATGCTGCAGGAGTATCACGGCGAGCTGGTCCAGACGGGATCGCCGGCCGTGCTCTGCTCCGCCCTGCCGACGCACTGGCGCTCCAACAAGAGCTTACCGTGCGCGTTCAAGGTGATCGCACTCGATGACATCCAGGACGGCACGCTCGTAACGATAAAGGCAGGCAACGACGAGAACTATCACGCCGAACTGCGCAATGCGACCGCCGTCATGAAGAACCAGGTGGCGAAGTTTAACGATTTGCGCTTCGTCGGACGGTCGGGGCGTGGGAAGTCCTTCTCGATCACCATCACGATCAGCTCGTACCCGTGCCAGATCGCTACGTACACCAAGGCGATCAAGGTGACGGTGGACGGACCGCGCGAACCCCGGTCAAAACAAA ATTTCGCCTACGGACATCCGGGTGCATTCAACCCATTCATCCTGAACGCCGGTTGGCTTGATGCGGCCTACATGAACTACGCCTGGTCCGACTACTTCcgtcagcatcagcagcaacaggcaaTCCAAGTGCCACCGCCGTCCGCTGGTCCGCAACAAACTTCGTTAGGATGCCACGACAAAG TAAGCAGTGGTACGATTGGTAACGGACACCTTCTCGGCAGTGCCACCGCTACGACCGCCACCGTGATGACCGATCCGACGACCGATCTAGTGTCGCTCCGCTCGCCAACCAGCCAAACAGTGCCTGCCCCGACCGTGGCCCCCGGTGTCGTCCCGCCACCGAACGGTCTCCCCACACCGGCGCTACTCGCCAGCCCTGCCTCCACCTACCCGCCCGGAGCCATCTCCTCATTCGCGGTCCACGCGGACCAGCAGCTGGTCAAGTCACCCTTTTTGCCTTACGACATAGCCGCCTTTCGCTCGACGGCAGCGGCcgcagcagcggcagcggccgccgccgccaccaacGGTACACTGCGCCCTGCCCAGCTTTCGGCCACCATCACCCTGCACCAGTCGGCGAGCGTCGATTCGGCATCGTCTCGCCTTTCGCCAGCATCGTCCCGCAACTCGAATGCCAGTCCGCCTCCCCCTCCTTCCGCCCTGTCGACGgcggctgctgccgctgcggtGGCGGCGGCCGCGGCCGCATCCCTTCCACCCGGGCTACTGCATACGGCCGCGAAGGGTGCGAATCATGCAacgcaccatcaccaccagcaccaccatcaccatctgCACAACCATCACAGCAACCATCAGCAGCCCCGGCTGGCAGGGCTTGGGCCCCATCCGGTACAGCTTCCCACCGGCGGTTCGGTGCCcggcgtcagcagcagcagcatcggcaACGACACCAGCAACGGGGACCTCTCGTCCGCCAACGAGGACGAATCGGACGACGAGCAGATCGACGTGGTTAAGTCAGCCTTCATACCGATACTGCGTCCGCCGGCGGCACCCTCCGCCGAGACGACCGCATCCGGCAGTACTGGCACGCGGGAAAACTCGCCGGACATCTGCGAAAAGCCGGAAACGCCCGATTCTACCACCGcaccaaccaccaacaccaccatcaccaccggaGGTCCCACTTCGCCGCCACGTTTCGGCTTACGGTGTGATCTGAAGGCGTTGTCCACGAAAAAGCAGATCCTGCACGAATCTGCCCCGGGGCTGGTTTGCatcaagcagcaacagcagcagccgccaCAACCAACGCCACAGCTAGAATCGCCCGAACGTACCAAGCTGCGCTCGCCCAATCTGATCAAGCAGACGCAAAAAACGGTATGGCGACCCTACTGA
- the LOC126556573 gene encoding segmentation protein Runt-like isoform X1, whose amino-acid sequence MHLPAATSSDCQSPSMPTTINDMFANLHEMLQEYHGELVQTGSPAVLCSALPTHWRSNKSLPCAFKVIALDDIQDGTLVTIKAGNDENYHAELRNATAVMKNQVAKFNDLRFVGRSGRGKSFSITITISSYPCQIATYTKAIKVTVDGPREPRSKQIDFAYGHPGAFNPFILNAGWLDAAYMNYAWSDYFRQHQQQQAIQVPPPSAGPQQTSLGCHDKVSSGTIGNGHLLGSATATTATVMTDPTTDLVSLRSPTSQTVPAPTVAPGVVPPPNGLPTPALLASPASTYPPGAISSFAVHADQQLVKSPFLPYDIAAFRSTAAAAAAAAAAAATNGTLRPAQLSATITLHQSASVDSASSRLSPASSRNSNASPPPPPSALSTAAAAAAVAAAAAASLPPGLLHTAAKGANHATHHHHQHHHHHLHNHHSNHQQPRLAGLGPHPVQLPTGGSVPGVSSSSIGNDTSNGDLSSANEDESDDEQIDVVKSAFIPILRPPAAPSAETTASGSTGTRENSPDICEKPETPDSTTAPTTNTTITTGGPTSPPRFGLRCDLKALSTKKQILHESAPGLVCIKQQQQQPPQPTPQLESPERTKLRSPNLIKQTQKTVWRPY is encoded by the exons ATGCATCTACCGGCGGCAACCAGCAGCGACTGCCAAAGCCCATCGATGCCGACCACAATCAATGACATGTTTGCCAACCTGCACGAGATGCTGCAGGAGTATCACGGCGAGCTGGTCCAGACGGGATCGCCGGCCGTGCTCTGCTCCGCCCTGCCGACGCACTGGCGCTCCAACAAGAGCTTACCGTGCGCGTTCAAGGTGATCGCACTCGATGACATCCAGGACGGCACGCTCGTAACGATAAAGGCAGGCAACGACGAGAACTATCACGCCGAACTGCGCAATGCGACCGCCGTCATGAAGAACCAGGTGGCGAAGTTTAACGATTTGCGCTTCGTCGGACGGTCGGGGCGTGGGAAGTCCTTCTCGATCACCATCACGATCAGCTCGTACCCGTGCCAGATCGCTACGTACACCAAGGCGATCAAGGTGACGGTGGACGGACCGCGCGAACCCCGGTCAAAACAAA TAGATTTCGCCTACGGACATCCGGGTGCATTCAACCCATTCATCCTGAACGCCGGTTGGCTTGATGCGGCCTACATGAACTACGCCTGGTCCGACTACTTCcgtcagcatcagcagcaacaggcaaTCCAAGTGCCACCGCCGTCCGCTGGTCCGCAACAAACTTCGTTAGGATGCCACGACAAAG TAAGCAGTGGTACGATTGGTAACGGACACCTTCTCGGCAGTGCCACCGCTACGACCGCCACCGTGATGACCGATCCGACGACCGATCTAGTGTCGCTCCGCTCGCCAACCAGCCAAACAGTGCCTGCCCCGACCGTGGCCCCCGGTGTCGTCCCGCCACCGAACGGTCTCCCCACACCGGCGCTACTCGCCAGCCCTGCCTCCACCTACCCGCCCGGAGCCATCTCCTCATTCGCGGTCCACGCGGACCAGCAGCTGGTCAAGTCACCCTTTTTGCCTTACGACATAGCCGCCTTTCGCTCGACGGCAGCGGCcgcagcagcggcagcggccgccgccgccaccaacGGTACACTGCGCCCTGCCCAGCTTTCGGCCACCATCACCCTGCACCAGTCGGCGAGCGTCGATTCGGCATCGTCTCGCCTTTCGCCAGCATCGTCCCGCAACTCGAATGCCAGTCCGCCTCCCCCTCCTTCCGCCCTGTCGACGgcggctgctgccgctgcggtGGCGGCGGCCGCGGCCGCATCCCTTCCACCCGGGCTACTGCATACGGCCGCGAAGGGTGCGAATCATGCAacgcaccatcaccaccagcaccaccatcaccatctgCACAACCATCACAGCAACCATCAGCAGCCCCGGCTGGCAGGGCTTGGGCCCCATCCGGTACAGCTTCCCACCGGCGGTTCGGTGCCcggcgtcagcagcagcagcatcggcaACGACACCAGCAACGGGGACCTCTCGTCCGCCAACGAGGACGAATCGGACGACGAGCAGATCGACGTGGTTAAGTCAGCCTTCATACCGATACTGCGTCCGCCGGCGGCACCCTCCGCCGAGACGACCGCATCCGGCAGTACTGGCACGCGGGAAAACTCGCCGGACATCTGCGAAAAGCCGGAAACGCCCGATTCTACCACCGcaccaaccaccaacaccaccatcaccaccggaGGTCCCACTTCGCCGCCACGTTTCGGCTTACGGTGTGATCTGAAGGCGTTGTCCACGAAAAAGCAGATCCTGCACGAATCTGCCCCGGGGCTGGTTTGCatcaagcagcaacagcagcagccgccaCAACCAACGCCACAGCTAGAATCGCCCGAACGTACCAAGCTGCGCTCGCCCAATCTGATCAAGCAGACGCAAAAAACGGTATGGCGACCCTACTGA